A window of Xenopus laevis strain J_2021 chromosome 1L, Xenopus_laevis_v10.1, whole genome shotgun sequence genomic DNA:
taatcctgccacgagcgcacctgcaaggacaatgcactttggccactctgtaacgtcagacatgcaaatgtttttcagtccaaggcagcgccagaacccttcgggatccaccctcaaagaacgcctcgaccggcaggtagcggactacctggcattaactgcagatatcgacactctgaggagcgatgaacccctggactactgggtgcgcaggcttgatctgtggccagagctgtcacaatttgccatgaacctcttgtcttgccccgcctcaagtgtcctctcagaaaggaccttcagtgcagcaggagggattgtaactgacaagaggcatggatctcggagggttactgcacgccggaagacttgttctgactccccatgcagctgtccttctctgcacgccgcatgactccacacacagctgtcctttagcgtcctcctccctccgccaccgttacaaactagggtgcaaaccctactggtttggtttcatttgaatcaaaactttttggacaggtaaatcctgagtttttctggcctctgtgcttcagtggctgcgacaaaaaaaatgactatttttagcatttatatggcatattttttctggcctctgtgcttcagtggctgcgacaaaaaaaatgactattttcagcatttatatggcatattttttctggcctctgtgcttcagtggctgcaacaaaaaaaatgactatttttagcatttatatggcatattttttctggcctctgtgcttcagtggctgcgacaaaaaaaatgactattttcagcatttatatggcatattttttctggcctctgtgcttcagtggctgcgacaaaaaaaatgactatttttagcatttatatggcatattttttctggcctctgtgcttcagtggctgcgacaaaaaaatgactattttcagcatttatatggcatattttttctggcctctgtgcttcagtggctgcgacaaaaaaaatgactatttttagcatttatatggcatattttttctggcctctgtgcttcagtggctgcgacaaaaaaaaatgactattttgagcatttatatggcatattttttctggcctctgtgcttcagtggctgcgacaaaatttttttatatttttagcattcatatggcatattttttctggcctctgtgcttcagtggctgcgacaaaaaaaaaatcatattttcagcatttatatggcatattttttctggcctctgtgcttcagtggctgcgacaaaaaaaaattatatttttagcattcatatggcatattttttctggcctctgtgcttcagtggctgcgacaaaatttttttatatttttagcattcatatggcatattttttctggcctctgtgcttcagtggctgcgacaaaaaaaacataatttttcaggaaagtacacatgcctaatttttcagggttctgcaacagtggcaaaatcgcatcttttatggtcaccgcaggtgatcaataaagtagaccaaaactgggcccacactgcagaatcagtgttttttggttcacttcactgtacattgaattacctctgcctgaccgtgcacgtgcgcacaagcacggtgactgctaaacacaccactacagaaatattgccaccaacaggacgaacatcctggaggtgacaagcaactagtaattaaaaaccattatttgctcacttgacggtatcattcatgaaagctctttgcgtttttttgcgttgcagtaagcgccgcgttttgtctttgcgtgtgaacaggctgtaacctttacacgacttgattggcatgtagacgccggacgttttaaagcagtttattacacaagtttagaaatgtagtgtgatttctgccctttacagcacaaaacgcagcgctgtgtcaacaatgtatttttcagaaacatttttgcccttgatccccctctggcatgccactttaaacaactttaaagtcatttttctggccagaaatgtcttttctagcttttaaaattcgccttcccattgaagtctatggggttcgcgacgttcgccgaaccgttcgcatttttgtccggaagttcgcgaacattttttccgacgttcgctacatccctattgataaataaccccctaaatgttatccAGAGTAAATTTGTGCCTTGCCATTGTTCAGCATGGCAACACCTGGTCCCTTTCTGTTTTACATAGTTACTGTCAGGTTGTTGTTCTGTGTTTACGTTTTAACACTTTTTTATGCTTTCAAATGTCTTTCTAAATCCTTTAACCTCCCTGGAATTTTCTGGTCTTGGTTGAACAGGTGCCACCCACCCCCCAAAGTATTCTCTTTTGCTTTTGTTCTGGCAGCCATAAACACTGTTATGTAAAACTCTGTGTTCTCTCTAGGGAACTTGGCCAGGATACAAGAACAGACTTGGCTAGAGGAACATACAACTGTGCTATTGTGGGTGGGCAAGCAGCTCCTATTCCACCACAAAAGGTAAaagagaaatacagaaaaaaaatgtgttgttgtATGTAACCTAGAGACTAATCATTGTGCAAGGTGTTATGACAAGAAGAATTAAAGCTCAACAATTAAACTAAAATGCCTTATGTTTTGTGCAACTTTACCAGCCCTAAGGCAAAACAACTCTACAGTAAATGCCTTCATTAgctcttcattttcttttctgctgattcactgcacatgctctgggctaatgtcaattacctgagcttaggggcaACTCACTAGAcaagtatatgtacagtataacaaatataatacaaattgACATCACATTATATGTCATATAAATTAGTCTATTATACATcagaactgattaataatcacaaaAGCAAACTTGTGACTCCCTTTGCGACAATGCCCACACAGAGGTAGCTTTTTAGCTAAGGACAGCAAGTTAATTCAAGTTTTGGCTTCCTATATTTCAGCCGTAATATGAATAAGGTTCCTAGTTCTTTACTGTAACTATCATTGCATGTACATATCCCATGGGTTATTGAGCAAATCATTGCTTAGCTCAGGGCCTCACCACATGCTGGTTACTGCCTACAGATATCAAGTGCATATACCAATTGGACTTGCGTtgaaaattcagcacatttttgatGGCGTattgctgctattttttttaccagACACGCTACTCAAggcagtgtcgaactgggatgccaggggcccactttccaaactactatattTATACCTCCTCtcatcactcaacctctttattcttctagtctcttttttctacatactattcttccattataaagcctctttgttcccataaagaaatagggaatggccatgaaataggccaaatagttagaagcaagaggcccagtccgacactgacccaaGGCCATCCACCCACCTAGGGACATTCTCCCATACATTACCCTTTCTTAGCAATGGAGTCTGGTCAAGCTTAAGCATTACAGGCTCACAGTTTAGTTAATGTGTGCCGTATCCAAAGACAAATTCTATTCACAGAACAATGAGTTTATAAATCCCTTTTGTGATGGGTTTGCCCAGACTAATTTTTGCCTGATtgggataaatgaaaataaactgtAACAAGCATAAGGaagtaaataaaatgtgaagCATATATAGTAGTATATCTAAAGCCACCAAATGCCATCCTTGTGTATTGGGGTATCCAGAAACAACTTTTTTCAAATCTACAAAACCATGTGGGACCAGGGGCACTTCTATAATGAGGCCGcctgagaatcttgcctcaggcgttGCCAGTCAGTGTGTCACGTGACGTGACGACGTGTGTAACATTCTGTGCTGCGCTCCACTGCTCCCTGGCTGCTTACATGATGCCGATGACATCACCAGCTCCGCGCATATCTCCAGGGCTGGGTCTGCGCGTGTTGGCTTTTGGAGTTTCAGTTTGGACTGCAATGCCTGGACCTGGTGGTGTCATGGTGGCTGGCTGCTGCGTCTGTCTAGGGCAGCAGGCACTATCTGTCTGAGGCAGAGTTTATTCACAAGAAGAGCCaggtactgtactgtacttacagaacaaatatttggaataaataatataatagttgtactgcctgtctgtctgttattTGAATTCTCCACCACCATTCCACTGTGCGTGTCATCAAAAAGCCAGTGTTTATAATTAGTCTGCCCAAGTGCCCTCAATGcctgttactgtatatacaaattaccataccaaaataaaattgttgacaattaagaaataataatggcttaagttaaaaaaaaaagttaaacattttttttaaaaaaagttgaaaaaagatgtATGTTTCCTGGTTAATGCATAAAgacgaaattcaaagtttttgtggACATTAAAAgggagatttactaaagggcaaagtggctaacgctagtgaaaattctacagtgtgacgtcattttggcactttgccaatttactaacgggcgctggcgtaaattcgctagcgaagtagacatattctagcgctacttcgcaccctaacgcctggcaaagttgAGCTCTGGCGAATGCTACCTCTTGCGCCACACTTGCCTTCACCActtcagaccaagcgaagtgcaatagagaagataggaggatcttcaaaaatagttgaaatattttctaaatcccaaaaaacgctggcgtttttttacattttgtggggtaccctcctcccccctacatttcctaagatatggcacctaaactatacagtgggcacatgtgtaggacaatataagtTTTATTCAATGAATGTTTCCCAGGCATGGTGTGTGGGGGCGTGCCATgctttcgcctcaggcagcagaaaggccagaatGTGTGATGTCACATAAAAGTATAGAATATAAAAGAATTTATGAGATAAAAGTGTCGTCTGAAGTGGATGTTTTTATCGATATATAATGTATACTTTATCACATGTTCTTGCCAGAAATGGACAGGACCATTAAAGCAGTAGGCACACGGATAGCAGGACACGTACATGTAAAGTGTCTAAGACCAATTATAGTGTTCCTTCGAATTTTAAGGGTGTGATCCAACAGGATTCGTTTTTATGGGTCTTTAATAGGTTTCATGCATTATAATTACAAAGGGATTACAAATATCACAAACATTTGCTCGTGAAGAAGCATGGTGGATACCACACAAAAAAAGTAGAGGCTAGAGTTGCCAGTTTATGATTTATGTGCTCAGATTTCACTGCATATCTGTAAGTAGCCTGTATTGATTAGGGGAATGAATGTTAAATCCATTTATTGCActatatgcaatttttttctttttttgatttgtATCAAGTAAACATGGTCTGAGCACGTTTTACAAAACAACATATATAATGCTGGAAAACTTTTGTTTTATGCAACAGAATGAATGTTTATTTGACAGATAAGGCAGTCCTTTATATAATTCTTATCTGTCCTTGGCACACAGCTGAGTCAGCTTGCTTTATATAGCAAAGGAGAAATGGGCCTGTCTATTGTTTTAGCTTACGAAATGTGTTCTATTGTGTAATGTCACGGTtcaatgtaaaagtcaatgagagACACACTAAACTAACCTGTCCATTCACATGTGATAAGGTGTTTTCTTTTACATTGCCTTTTTCCATGTGTTACAGTTGGACAAATGAATATGTTCCAAATAAATTTCTGGTACAAAGCCCATTTAATTAAATTACAGCGACAAGGGATACACTGAGGTGATGCAATTTTATTTACTAATGGGACTAAAGACACAGTGCCATAAAACCACTATTGGACCATATTATTCTTACAACACAAtgtttgtctcagaataccatCATCATTGGGTAAGGCTCAATACATAACTCTGCAGGTGTATCATATAAGATAATGTAGAATCTACAGTACTGACATTAAAGTACCATCATGCACTTAAAATCTATAAAAGTAGATAAAGGCTTAGAAGTATCACATGGGCTGGGGCATAGGTGTTCGTTTAGATCAAGTTGTCTGCAGTGTGCAAGAAAATCTTATTCTTTATCCCCAGTCAATGACAGGTATAAATACAGGCCTCCCATAGGCATCTTCAAGGAGCACAGAAGTACTAAAACGACTTTGCCATCTctgaataaataaacaaatccCTTACATAGCTGGAAACTGTATGTAGCCATGATTTGCAGGATTAGCCTAGGGGTAGAAGAAAGTCATATTTTTGCTACACGTAGCggcagatttatttaaggttcgaatggtaaattagaatcgTAAATTCccatgtgagatttattacacctcgaccatggaaacagctcTAATTCGACACCTAAGATTAGAGACACATgcgcagattcggggagattagtcgccctgcgacaaatcgcctcttcttcagatgACTAATCCCCTCAATGCATTCCCGCCGGTGaatctagaatctaaatcgccggcgggattcAGATCGATTcgattttccaaagtcacccgaagtttcctcgtgagacaaattcagaaaacgaagcactccagatgagtcgcctgaagaagaggcgatttgtcgctgggcgactgaaTCTTCcctaatctccacatgtgtctctgccctaaaagctcCTGAATTAATTTAGTCAATGGTAGAGGCCGGTtgaaccatttggagatgttaattgccttagaattttcaggtcgggacttTTCTATGGAAtggacgttcgagttttttcataaataacctcccatttattcaaatttataagAGTAAAGAAATTCACATAgatttgattttcaaattttgataaataacccccttagtgtcatatTAAAATTCCTATGCGACCATTTCACCATTGTCTGTAAGGAGATTCAAACTCTAGGAAACCCTCCAGTAGACCAAGGATCACATTAATTAAAGTGGATGTAAAAATCATCCCGTTAAATTAATGGATTGTATTAGATTGCCTAAAAATAATATGCAATTCTCTTGATTCAAGATTAAGTACTAATCATTGTGGACATACTACGTATTGCACTGGCCTCTAAATTTTGATTTACATTTTGTACAGTTGTTTGGTTTTTTTATGGGGAATCCAGTAAATAAGAACATGTAATTAAATCCACATGCTGCACACTGATCTAGCACTAGGTATTAGGAGGAAAACCTATGCTTGGGGTGACATGAAGGGTTACCATATCATTTTATAGAAGTGGTCATGTATAAAAATGGACAGGTTGCATGAAGAACAGCTATTTAATCACATGCACACATagcaaatgtaaatatgtataattgTGGAATAGGGTGCATTTGTTGCAGTAACaggctgcatctgtacattgtttcattttcttatttttttccattgactATTATAAAAAGTAATCCATGACAGATACAAGCGTTTTATCACTTTGACCTGAACTTTCATAAGAAACGTCTCTGTAAATGTTTATATGTACTTTACTTTTTGTATATGACCAGTAAAATATTCGAGAGAAAGTTATTTGGCATAAGGTCTTATTtagccatatacagtatttggattCAGTTATAAGACTGGGGAGTACCatactgtttttttccccataagttAAAATGCAATATACATACACATCAATGGTAATTATCATAACAATGGCAAGGTGGTTTTATAGTTTTACTGAGCAATAAACTGTGATGAACTCATCTTCAGGCTCCCTTGTTTAAGCCAGAATAGCTGTGCAGCCCATGTGTTTTCTATCAGCATAAAAATGAAtaacatatgtttataatagttCCCTTGTGGGGCATTAACAGAACAGTTTACCCATAAGTGGTGGTATTCTCAAATGGAATTGTTGCAGGTGGGCTGGTACCATATCATTGTGGACatgtgtccagtgtttataagGACCTCAGTTTACATGTCACAAAAAATTTGCTCTGTAAAAAGGAAACACAGCAATTTTAGGCATTTTGTCGTTTAGTAGCTCTCCTGGGAGACGTCAAACCATCTAGAATTGCTTTTCATGCATTGTAATGCTACTAAGCCTGATCTGCCCATTATCTAAAATACttcggggccgattcatgaagctcgagtgaaggattcgaagtaaaaaaactttgaatttcgaagtgttttttgggctacttcgaccatcgaatgggctacttcgaccttcgactatgactacgactacgaatcgaacgattcgaactaaaaatcgttcgactattcgaccattcgatggtcgaagtactgcctctttaaaaaaaacttcgaccccctagttcggcagctaaaagctaccaaagtcaatgttagcctatggggaaggtccccataggcttgcctaagtttttttgatcaaaggatattccttcgatcgttgtattaaaatccttcgaatcgtttgattcgaaggatttaatcgttcgatcgaaggaataatccttcgatcgttcgatcgcattatttgtgctaaatccttcgacttcgatattcgaagtcgaaggattttagttcctagtggaatatcgagggttaattaaccctcgatattcgacccttaatacatctgccccttcatgtcaaATTGTGTACTTATTTTACATCAGGAATATGATAAAAATGCTGATAATAGCAAATTAAATGACACAGATTCATTCAGTGCTAAAGGCAGAACCCATCATGtttcaagaaacaaaaaacaaaaatagcagcAGGTGGTTGCGTTTTAATAATATGCCCTTCCTAATGGAGTAAGCGGAGAACATGACACAGAAAGCTGAAATCTAATGTTAGAATTGATCTCAGGGTGGGGAAGGGTTAATGTTTCACCTCTGAGTACACTTTTTTTGGGGTGGAGAATAATTAAGACTATATCTTCGAGCAGACTTTAGACAGCCACATCACATGGAGATCCCTGTACAGATATGGGGAGACAATAAATACGAGTAGATCTTGTGGCCCTACATTGGTTGAGCCAGTTTTGCCTAGCCAACAGCTCTCTCCACCAATCATCATGGCCTTTGATGGAACTTGGAAGGTTGACAGAAGTGAAAACTATGAGAAATTCATGGAAGTTATGGGTAAGTATTGTGTCTAACATATTTTACTAACTATTAGTGGTTTGCATTTAGTTTTCCAAAGAGGTAGTATTCCTGTTTTTTTGAAGAGAATAAACTCAGATATGGCCATAGAAGCATCATTAAGTCTACTGTCCTCAGAATTTTCTTAGTAATTTTTCTTACCTGGTGGAAAGTTTTTTATTCTCCAAAGAACTAGGATAACACTGAAATCTTCTTGActtctttcattctttttttctctgataGGTGTAAATATAGTGAAACGGAAGCTGGGGGCACATGACAATCTGAAGGTCATAATCCAGCAAGATGGAAACAACTTCACAGTGAAAGAATCCAGCACATTCCGTAACATTGAAATCAAGTTTACCCTTGCACAACCCTTTGAGTATTCTCTGGCTGATGGAACAGAACTCAATGTAAGTTCATATTAATGTAGCCACCTGTGCCATATGCTAGGATATTTCCTTTAGCTGCAAAACTTTCCATATgagtttttcatttgaaaatgtttatctTGTTGTATTGGTATTAGCAGAGCCAAGGAACATTGCTTAACACAGCCCTTTGATACGCAAAGTAATCTTAATCCTCTGAGATAAGACACTGAACGCTAACCCTTATTACCATCCATTATTATCACATGTGCATGTCAGCAGTTGGTAAGAAAACAAACCTCATGATAAGGAAGAAACAGGTAAACAAAAGAAACAGGTGAATGTTTCACCTCCTATGTTACAAAAAGTATGAATTTTTATGCCAATATCTGATGTTTGTTCGCTAATGAGCCAATCCCATGCCAAGCCATTAGCAAACAAACATAAGTGGTGTGGAAGGCAGCAATTCAGGTTTTCTACACTGGTACAAATACACCAGCTGAGAATATGACCATTCAGCCATTGGTCTAACGGAAAatacttaaaaggattctgtcacaatttgtatggtgtagtttttatttctaaatgacactgtttacattgcaaataattcactctaccatataaatttcattcctgaactagcaagtgtattttctttcatttataatattggtgtgtaggcagcctggtcatgtgctttcagatagagccagcactttaagatggaactgctttctggcaggctgttgtttctcctactcaatttaactgaaggtgtctcagtgggacctgggtttatactattgagtgctgtttttagatctaccaggcagctgttatcttgcatTAGGGAGctcctatctggttaccttcccattgctctgttgttaggctgctggggggggggggtgatatcactccatcttgcagtacagcagtaaagagtgactgaagtttatcagagcacaagtcacatgactgagggcagctgggaaactgacaatataaaaggcttacatctATTGCTAACATTCAATCTCCTCTAGTTTAAGCCCTTTTACAGTTTAAACCCTACATTGTATAAAAAATCCATCATTCAACTCTACTTCAGCAAGACCAAGACATGCACAGTACATAGAAGTCTTAGGCAGCGCATTTGTATTACAATTCGTGAGCGCACTTTAAGAGGGAGCGCTCCCATACACTGATGTGGCAAAATCCTCCCTTCGGCACTCGGGTTAAATTATACGTTGTAATCTTTGTGTATGCACATATCTCTCAGCGTGGCCATATTGATGATGTAACTAAAGAGAAAATGGCAACCGCAAAGTACTTTTTATAGTGATAAATAACAGTACTGGAGAacatggaaaataataaaataaatatttcaagatCAGGTACACTGCCCCCAGATGACCTTACTAATTTATTTAGTCAAAAGTCAAGTCATCTAGCAATGTGTTATGGGTTAGAAGAGACATACAAACTCCAGACAGACAATGGTTAGTTTGAACCTGACAGCAAATGACACGGATAATTAAATCTAATTTATGATGTTTATAAATCATTAggttgcaaaacaaaacaaacttcaGTATTGCTCtgcttacaaataaaaacattgaaaacaaATCTATAATaatatctttacatgttctaataCTAAAGAAAAACTTTTCTGTGTTCAACATTAGATGGGaacttaaaaatatgatatatatcaCCTATATTCTTATGCATGGTTAACATTTTGTATTTCAGGGTGCCTGGTTCCTACAGGACAACCAACTTCTTGGAACTTTCACCAGGAAAGATAATGGAAAAGTTCTGCAAACTACTAGACAAATCATTGGTGACGAACTTGTTCAGGTGAGTTTTGCCCTCAGATATAAAGGGTTCATTGTAGTACAGAAGACAAATTCCCCAAAAGTCATGGGATGTGATTTTCTTTTGAAGGGTAtctatactaaaaaataaaatggtgtaCACTTATTGGAGTAGTACAAtgaacagtttttaaaattttaattcatttactATTTGTAGTGATTTGCTTTATTAACGATTGTAGACTATATAGCAGACTGCTAGTGACAGAGTTTTGGCTCAACTTTTAGTTTTGAGTGTCAGCGACCCTAATTGTCTATATCTTGTGTTAGCAGTTTAAACTtctaatatctcaaaaaccactaaatatGTATGTAGCTGAGTTTACCGCcgttaattttttgggtttaaatgAACACACTTGTGGGCTGAAGTTGAAAGCCTTTGAGgttattatgtccaagttttctATATGGTTTATATCTTACCATTCAAGACCATAACAAGAGACTATTCTCCACAAATACTAATATTTTTTTGTGAGTGTAGAATATTTTCTCTGAAAATACCTGatgaataacaattttttttgtaaatggtattgTGAATTGTAATAAACATGAATCTCACATTCTGAATTAATCTTGTAacatatttggatatttttcttgttttcagaCATATGAGTATGAAGGTACAGAATCAAAAAGGATTTTCAAGAGAGGCTAAGTGTTAGTACTGGATAGAAGAAACTATCGGCACATTGGGCATACAACAACAAATGCTAACCATTATTGACCTGACGGGCCATCTATTGTACATATCATTGGTAAAATGGTTTCAAAATGCCCCTaggatttttgtatttttcatattATTCAATAAATGTGGTTCCTGAAATGTCActtgtcattatttttttgttgaaactCTCCAGTTCCCCTAATACAATAGGGTAGCAAATTGCATGGATATATAATGTACCcactattataatatataattatattataggtCACTAAGGAGTTCGATGACCATATAATGGAAAACACCATAGCCCACAGTCAATTATTATAGGTAGAAGTTAGTTCTTAGACAGAGGTAGGTCTTTTAATATTTAGACTAGAGTATACACAATGAGTTGATCTTTAAATTGTGgtataaatgaatgcaaaataattttacagCCTAATTGAAAAAGCAAACACCATTTGTTTATCATTCTGCAATAAGCTAGCTAATTAACCAAGCCTTATAGAAATAGTGATAGCCACCAGAGACCAAAGTAGGCTGAGAAAGGTTATGGAAAATTAATGCTATCTTCTTAATAACTCAGCTGACATATAGCAAACATAGTGAACTATCAACTCATCTG
This region includes:
- the fabp2.L gene encoding fatty acid-binding protein, intestinal, whose protein sequence is MAFDGTWKVDRSENYEKFMEVMGVNIVKRKLGAHDNLKVIIQQDGNNFTVKESSTFRNIEIKFTLAQPFEYSLADGTELNGAWFLQDNQLLGTFTRKDNGKVLQTTRQIIGDELVQTYEYEGTESKRIFKRG